Genomic window (Methanomassiliicoccales archaeon):
CAGGCTCCATGGACAATCCATCGATATGGGTGTGCCCTCGATGACCTCGATGGTCAAAGGGGAGACGCTGGCAGACACCATCCGCATGGTCGAGTCCTATTCCGATGTCATCGTATTGCGCCACCCTCATGAGGGTGCGGCCCGACTGGCGGCCAGATTCTCCTCGAAACCGGTCATCAACGCGGGGGACGGTGCGGGCCAGCATCCGACCCAGACGCTGCTCGATCTGTTTACCATAAGGCGTTCCAAGAAGTCCATCGACGGGATCAAGGTGGCCATGGTCGGCGACCTGAAGTATGGCCGGACCGTTCATTCGCTGGCAGAGGCACTTACGAAGTTCGGGGCCGAACTGACGTTCGTTGCACCATCGACCCTGCAGATGCCGAAGGAGACCATCAAGCAGGTCGAAAAGGATGGCGGAAAGCCGAAGCTCAGGTCCAAGCTGTCCGAGGTCATCGCAGATGCTGATGTCCTCTACATTACCAGGATCCAGCGCGAGAGGTTCCCGGATGCGGCTGAATACCATAAGGTGGCCGGCACATACCGGGTCGACAATTCATTGCTCCGTGAGGCCAAGAGCGACCTCATCGTCATGCACCCGCTGCCCCGGGTGGATGAGATCGCCCCAGAAGTCGATTCGACCCCTCATGCGAAGTACTTCGAACAGGCGTTCAACGGGGTGCCGGTCAGGATGGCCCTGCTGAACCTGGTCCTCGGAGGTGAGCTGGAATGAAGGAGTTCAAGGTTACACCGATCAGGAACGGGACCGTCATCGATCACATCGATTGCGGCATGGCGCTCAAGGTGCTGAGGATAATCGGCCTAAAGGAGGGCAACGTGCAATCCCCGGTCTCCGTTCTGATGCACGTACCTTCGAAGAAGGCCGGCTGGAAAGATGTGGTAAAGGTAGAGGACCGGGAGCTGGATCCCAGGGATGTGGATAAGATCGCTCTCATCTCGCCCAAGGCCACCATCAACATCATCCGCGACTTCAATGTGGCCGAAAAGCACCATGTCAGGTTGCCAGACATCGTAAGGGGGAAGGCCAAGTGCGGCAACCCGAACTGCATCACCAACCTGAACGAACCGGTGGAGCCGGAGTTCGTAGTGGAATCGAAGAACCCTCCAGTACTGCGTTGCATCTACTGTGACCGGATAGTCGAGGATATCGGGGAGAACCTGCTCTAGTCGACCGAACGCTCCTTGATTCTGGATCAGAGCTCTGACGAACGTCGGAGACTGTATAAAATTGGAAATGGTAGGAGCATCAGATCACAGGCCCCTGAGGATGGAAGAGGTTGAACAGATAAGATTCAACGGAGCCAGACCAGTTCTTCCTTGGTCTTGTTGGCCACGTTCTGTATCCTGGAGAGCATTGTCTCGTCCGGGATATCCCGGTCGCAGGTAATCGCGATCATCAGGCTCTGTGACAGCTCCCAGACGAATATCTTCTTGGTCTTGTACACGCCGATGACGTATTCCAGCTTGTCCTTCTTCGGCTCGACCCGGGAAGATTCGGCAGAGCTGAAGATGACTGAGATCATTGCCGAGAACATCTCTGGCTTGGCCGGCAATCTGGATGGATCTCCGGTGATGATGAGGCCGCTCTTGGATACGACCGAGACGCTCTCGATCTTCTGGTCCTTCCCGAACTCAGCGTTGATTATTTCATCAAGAACATTCTCAACGGATTTTGTTCCCTGCAATCGTTTACCTCCTAAAATTTCCCCTGACCCTATCTCAGTCAGATTAGCATATCCTGTTTGCATTTAATATGTTTCTGTCATTTCTCTAATTTGTGAAATCCGGCATACTGGAGAACTATTATTATCTCAGGTCTTGATTCGGGGATTGACAAAATGGTCCTGATCGTGATCGCGGGAATGCCTGGAGCAGGAAAAGAAGAGTTCGTATCGGTGGCCTTGAAAAGAGGTTTCCAGGTGGTAAGGATGGGAGATGTCGTGAGGGAGTTCGCCTCCATGACCTCAGCAGGCGTCGGCGACAAGGGCATTGGAGGATTTGCCAATGAAGAACGACAGAAATTCGGCTATGATATCTGGGCCAAACGCTGCGTGGATCGGGTCGTTTCCGCACGAACGATAATCGACGGGTCGCGCGGGATCATGGAGCTGAAGGTCTACCAAGACCGTTTTGGGAAGGATATCAAGCTGGTCGCGATCCACTCCTCACCAAACACCAGATATCCAAGGCTCGTCCGCCGTGCCAGGCAGGACGCCCCCAAGAACAAGGAGGAGTTCGATGCGCGGGAGGAGCGGGAACTATCCTGGGGCTTGGGATCGTTGATCGCCCTGGCGGACTCGATGATAGTCAACGAAGGAACATTGGAAGAGTTCAAGTCAAGTTGCGCGAAAGTGCTTGATTCGATCTGATGAGGTTCAAGGTCGTACGGATCTGCGGATCCGAGGCCAACACTGTGCTTCCGGAGGAACGGATCGTGTTCGATCTGAGAAGATCGGCATCGATCCTTAGAGATCTGGGCTATTCGGTCTCTGACCGGGAAGTCATGCTTGTGGCGGTGAAGGACGGGGTCGAGATCTCGGTATATCGTACCGGACGGATGGTGATCCATCCAGCCGAGAAGGAGAAGGCAAGGGAGATGGCTGAAGGACTGTACAATGAGCTGGCATGTTTGAGTGAGAGGGGATGTTTTCAATAGACGATCGTCAATAGGTTTCCAAGATGAAGTTCCGAATTATCCGAATCTGCAAATCCGAGGCGATGTCCGCGGTCCCCCAGACCCCTATACGCTTCGATCTTGATCGATCTTCAGCATCTCTAAGAACCAATGGATACGAGGTGGAAGAGAGTCCCGTCATGATCGTCGCAAAGAAGGACGGGGTCGAGGTGACACTTTACATGAACGGAAGATTGCTTTTGACCCCAGCGACGGATAAGGAAGCGACCCGAGGACTGGCAGAATTATTCTATTCTTTTCTGGTCCGAGAAATCTAGGATGCTCTGGCTTATCAATGATTGGTTTGGTGGTTGGTGGTGGAGGAGCCGCTCTCTGGGTTCAGCTTTAGGTCGAAGCTGCTCTTACCGCCATCCTTGAATTCTGTGGTCAATACCATCCGGCTGTCGTTGATGATCAGCGACATCCGTTCCATGTTGGACGAGTAGGTTCTATTACGTTTGTTGGTCCCTATTCCCTTCAGTAGCCCC
Coding sequences:
- the pyrB gene encoding aspartate carbamoyltransferase; its protein translation is MSFKGLDIVSIRDLSREQIDTVLDLSERMIPYAKGEKFTKALDGRILGNLFFEPSTRTRMSFESAISRLHGQSIDMGVPSMTSMVKGETLADTIRMVESYSDVIVLRHPHEGAARLAARFSSKPVINAGDGAGQHPTQTLLDLFTIRRSKKSIDGIKVAMVGDLKYGRTVHSLAEALTKFGAELTFVAPSTLQMPKETIKQVEKDGGKPKLRSKLSEVIADADVLYITRIQRERFPDAAEYHKVAGTYRVDNSLLREAKSDLIVMHPLPRVDEIAPEVDSTPHAKYFEQAFNGVPVRMALLNLVLGGELE
- the pyrI gene encoding aspartate carbamoyltransferase regulatory subunit produces the protein MKEFKVTPIRNGTVIDHIDCGMALKVLRIIGLKEGNVQSPVSVLMHVPSKKAGWKDVVKVEDRELDPRDVDKIALISPKATINIIRDFNVAEKHHVRLPDIVRGKAKCGNPNCITNLNEPVEPEFVVESKNPPVLRCIYCDRIVEDIGENLL
- a CDS encoding AAA family ATPase, producing MVLIVIAGMPGAGKEEFVSVALKRGFQVVRMGDVVREFASMTSAGVGDKGIGGFANEERQKFGYDIWAKRCVDRVVSARTIIDGSRGIMELKVYQDRFGKDIKLVAIHSSPNTRYPRLVRRARQDAPKNKEEFDAREERELSWGLGSLIALADSMIVNEGTLEEFKSSCAKVLDSI
- a CDS encoding winged helix-turn-helix domain-containing protein, translating into MESKAVGFDLAELALDADAAKILALTYTNPRGVRELCDVLKIPQVKCYRRIKDLEKLGLLKGIGTNKRNRTYSSNMERMSLIINDSRMVLTTEFKDGGKSSFDLKLNPESGSSTTNHQTNH